ctgaaaactgaGGTAGCTACATGGGCTCTTAAGCCAGCATGctcaaagtgttttttcttaaaaagaataaactacAGGAAGTGTTTCCAGCTGTTCATTTGTATGCcaagagaagcagaaaaaaacctgAGGTTGGGCACTATGAAGAATGCTGATGACTTGACACATCCTGTGCTTGAACACATAATACTGCTAACAAgatgtggtgtggagtgtcaacATATTTCACTGGAGTGCTTTTTGAGACTAAACTCTAACAGTAGGAAAAAAGGTTGACTAAATGGCTCAGTTTTGTTCACAGATGTAAACATTGCAATTCACAAAGGTCAAAAGAAGTGTAATGGAGGTTtgtaacagacaaaccaaagatCTGTGGAACTACTGACTGGGCTAACCCAGACCTATGAAGCCAGTGTGAAGAGTAGCAGGAATGGACCACTGCTACTGTGTTGGGATGATGGCTCCATAAAGCAAACATTGACCTAAACATTGTGTATTATATGACTTTACACTGGAAATACATAttagtctctttgtgttttaggGTTAACGGTGGAAGGGAAAGTGTTGGAGAAAGGCACATCCTCTTTCCATAGGATAGAAAGTCATCATTCAGGAGCTGTTTACTGTGATGGAGGAAAACATAAAAGCCAATGTCAATATTACTGTACTTTGTGAATACATTCAACTACATGCAATGTTTTTCTACATCCCTAGATCATATTTGAGCCTAAAGTAAAGTATTGTGGACATGAAAGGTAGTAATGTTGAGTTTAAAACACAAGTACAGCATGTCCATAGCCTACCCTACCACAGTAGAAATAATTAAAGGCTCAGTACCTTTGCTGAAACTACTGCATTTGCATCCTAAGAAGACGCCGCCTACCCTGAGTAGCAAAATTTGAAAGGGATATTAGAGTAATTCTTTTATGCAGCCCCCACTGATCAAGAATAGCAGGAGTAAACATTGCTTTATACGCAGAGTTcaactaaaataataattaaaattagtCTCAACATTTCTCACATTATTGGAAATATGTTTTCTCATTATGTTCTCGTCACATCTACACATGGAATAAACCTGAGAGATCAGTCAGACAAAACTGTTAGCTGGTACCTCAGAAGCTGGGGCATCATCTTCGTCCGGGGCAGGGATGATCCTACCAGTCATGGGCCCCACTCCGAGCACCTTGGGGCTCTTTTCTTCTTTAGGTGTTCCTTCTAGAACAACAACAATGTACTCTCTTTTGGGAACTTCTGCCTGAGTCTCCACTGGGGCTGCAGTTGCTTCTTCCACCACAGTGCTGGCTACATCTGCAGCAACAACGGCAACTATTTCCTCCACAGCAGTGGTGGTGACTGGTTCATCAACTAAAGCTGTGGCAACATCAGGCTGTACTGGTGCAGGGGTCTCCTCAACAACTGGAGCAACCTCCACTGGGGCAGGGGTCTCCTCCACAATTGGTGCAACCTCCACTGGAGCAGGGGCCTCCTCAACAATTGGTGCAACCTCCACTGGAGCAGGGGCCTCCTCCACAATTGGTGCAACCTCCACTGGAGCAGGGGCCTCCTCAACAACTGGAGCAACCTCCACTGGAGCAGGGGCCTCCTCCACAACTGGTGCAACCTCCACTGGAGCAGGGGCCTCCTCCACAACTGGTGCAACCTCCACTGGAGCAGGGGCCTCCTCCACAATTGGTGCAACCTCCACTGGAGCAGGGGCCTCCTCCACAATTGGTGCAACCTCCACTGGAGCAGGGGCCTCCTCCACAATTGGTGCAACCTCCACTGGAGCAGGGGCCTCATCCACAATTGGTGCAACCTCCACTGGGGCAGGGGCCTCCTCAACAACTGGAGCAACCTCCACTGGGGCAGGGGCCTCCTCCACAACTGGTGCAACCTCCACTGGGGCAGGGGCCTCCTCAACAACTGGAGCAACCTCCACTGGGGCAGGGGCCTCCTCCACAACTGTAGCAACCTCCACTGGAGCAGGGGCCTCCTCCACAATTGGTGCAACCTCCACTGGGGCAGGGGCCTCCTCAACAACTGGAGCAACCTCCACTGGGGCAGGGGCCTCCTCAACAACTGGAGCAACCTCCACTGGGGCAGGGGCCTCCTCAACAACTGGAGCAACCTCCACTGGGGCAGGGGCCTCCTCACCAACTGGAGCAACCTCCACTGGGGCAGGGGCCTCCTCACCAACTGGAGCAACCTCCACTGGGGCAGGGGCCTCCTCAACAACTGGTGCAACCTCCACTGGGGCAGGGGCCTCCTCACCAACTGGAGCAACCTCCACTGGGGCAGGGGCCTCCTCCACAACTGGAGCAACCTCCACTGGTACAGGGGCCTCCTCCACAATTGGTGCAACCTCCACTGGTACAGGGGCCTCCTCAACAACTGGTGCAACCTCCACTGGTACAGGGGCCTCCTCAACAACTGGAGCAACCTCCACTGGTACAGGGGCCTCCTCAACAACTGGAGCAACCTCCACTGGTGCAGGGGCCTCCTCAACCACTGGTGCAGGAACCTGTTCTGTGGGTGCAGGTTCTACTGCTGTAAGAGCCTCTTCTGCTACTTTAGGAGCCTCCGCAGCTGGTGCAATTTCTTCAATGGGCTTTGCTTCTGTTGCCAGGGGCTCTTCATTTACAACAACTGCCGCCAATTCTTCATTTACTTCAGCTATCTTCGGTACCTCTAGAGTAGAGGCAGCTGCCATCAGAACTGCAACACAAAATCCAGCCATCCAAATGTCACTGATGCTCAAGTTATATTTTCCCACAGTTAGCTCACAAGTTAAGATGACAAGCCAAGGTAACTTATTGGACAGTCGTGAAACCCTTCTAGTGACAGGAGTTACTGTAAATCTTTGTGGTGGAGGGTAACTACATGCAGCTGTAATGTTAACACCCATAGGTGGAAGaagtcaaacagaaaaaaaaaaggtgctacAGAAAAGCTGTTTTAGTCACAAGGGACATAAAGTGCTGTCAACAGTGCTTCCAAGTAAAGGAAAATTTCagcttttgaaaaagaaatactccagaaaaaagtaaaacaaaagcaCATCTATTAATACAGTGCAATTTTGATGTGGATGATATGCATTGctttgaaatctttaaaaaatgtggcAAGAATTGAAAACATGCAAGAATAATAGAGCACATACAGGCAAGTATATCCAAATATTTCATGGTATATATTGgccaatattttctttacatttttggttttaaaaagtttattatgaaataaaataattaaaaataataattaaagacTGCTCTTCAAAGGACAAAACAGGCAACTGCTGATATACAGACCATCCAATTACCTATGTAACAATAGCTGATGAGAATGTGTCAGAATACACATAGAACATAATGCAAGACAAGAAGGTTAATGAATGCAGAAGTGCCAGTGTCTGATGCAGTAAATAGACCTAGGCAGACAAAGTGGTAAGAAGAAAATGCAATAAAGAGCTGAGGGAAAATTCACTGAGACTTATAAATACATGTGAGGAGGTGAAGCAAATGATTTCTACTCTGTGAAATACACtgggacaaaaaaataacagctgaaaagagaaaatggaATGGATTGTGAGAAATGTAGAGACTCAAAAGTTCCAGTAAAAATGACTAATCACTAAATTAAACGGACCAATTGAGACAAATTAAAGACGGCAGTAAACCTTTCTGGGTTGACAAAAGCTTTATTGTATGGCTCAATGAATTACTGTAAATTGTTAACATTGCTCATTACCCAGTtataagcaaaataaaaatatgatcaCGGTGGTGATGGTAAGCTATGGATTGACTTTAACAGTTCTCTGACCTTATTGTTTCTCTCACAATTTCACTTTACACTTGAGGAAAAGAACACACCACAGCAGTTACAGAGTTTGTACATAGTCTCATAGCCATTTTGTGTTGCTGTAGGATATACACAACTGTATGACAGTTTAAGGATAAACAGGGTCTATCTGCTCTGTGACACCTGGTAAAGCATTACAACATTACAGAGGTTAACGGCAAAGAAATACAGTGTTCtgttaaatcaaataaaatagcaATAGGGGCTTCATAACAAAAAGGTACCAATAATATGACAGCATTTGTCCCTGCTTGTTATTTAGTTGGGTGTGGTTGGTTGAACCTGATATAAGGCTACAGATAACCTCACAGGGGAACGATCAGCCACATTAACTCTTGGAATTAGAGTCGATCTGCATGAATTGATAAAGTCTGTATTCACAGAGTGATCACATTTATTTCACCCATAACTGCAAATGAGCGTCACATAAAGAGCTCACTGCCACTGTGGAAATGTCTCACTGTGGTGTGCAGCTGTAGATCACACAACCTGCTAACTGTTAACGTCTCTAGGCCATGTGAGAATCCGTGATCTATGCTGCACAATAGTAAAATCGCAAGTCATTCTTACGGgaacaaacaagcacacagtGCTGTCTTTTACACCCACTCCAATAAATACATGAGCAAATATACATTTTAGGAAGATAGGAGAGAAATTCAATAAAAGAGGTGAACCCAGGGACCTGAGGAGAAGCAGCTAGCCTCTAGTGGTTCTAAAGACAGTGACTGTAGTTTAGCAGTTTTATTGTCCCCACTGCTGTGAGGGAGGAAAGACCTGAGGCGGCTCTTTAAAGTGGTTTAGAGATAGTCAAGTGTGTGTctaggtgtgtgtctgtctccctGCAGTGAATGTGTGGTAACTCAAGCGTCAGAGGCAGCTGTCTCCTCCTCAGATGAAGAAGTCGTACCATTGCTTTCGGGCTCCTCAGCAGCAACAGCGGCTGGCTCTGCCACAGCCTCGGCAGCCTCCTCCACAGCTTCAGCTACTTGGGCGACTTCTTCTGCGACCGCCTCCACTTCCTGCGCAGCCTCGGCGACGGCTTCAGCAGCCTCGGCGACCACCTCGGCAACTTCCTCTACTACAGTCTCTGCCTCAGCACCAACAGCATCAGCGGCCTCCTCTGCCTCAGCCTCTCCAACAGCCTCCTCAGCTGctgccgcctcctcctcctctccacctGGAACACAAGTATCAACAGAAGGATGAATGATAGCAAAAGTACTCATTTGAGTGCTCAGGTTGAGGATTGAGTGTGCGTCCACAGACATAAGTAATTTGAAAAGCGGCATTACTGTTTCAAAATGCGAGAAACTTATAATCTAATAttctaaaataaaagcagcgtTACACAAGGTTATTAAATTATTAGTAGCTGGGTTTCCACCAAGGCTTCTTTTAACTATGAAAAATAGTCAATTGCTTGTCaataactaaaaaatattgtttatgcACATTCAAATATAGTAAAGCTGTTCCTTTTCATTATACATTCACATGACAATGCAGAGAAAATTAAATTTGCATCTAGTGAGTAATGACCTTTCTGAATCTTGCATACTGGTCAGCCTGTATTTGATTCTACTTGTGCAGTGATTGTTATGTGTTGAAAATACGATACAACAGCTAGTGGCTTGTATTCAAGCAGCAGTCAAAAACAGTCATTCTAATGTATGTCATGATCTGTTTAATTTATAAGGCTTTATTCTCTAAAGAACGCCAAAAGTAGGACAGTGGCGAGTAAGCCGTTAAttctaaatacattttataacaGCTGTATTCAGATGATATGCACAGTTGGATGGAAACATAGCTACCAACAGCAtacgtttttcagcacattttttgcGGCCGTACAGGCTGATTCTGAAGTACTAGACATGCCACTCCAAAGCTTACCATGGCCTCACCTGAAAAAACCCAGAGGCAACACATTCACTACACAAATCGCATGCAAACTCAAAGACAGGGAGGAGGACGACGGGAGGGGAAAaggaagggggaggaggagagtgcAGGTTCAGGTACAGGGTAGAGGGGGTGAAGTTGAATCTTTGTTCTTACCATCCAATTAACAAGCTATGAATTATCTGGAACTCTGAAAGTGAGTCCGACagtgagacagacacagacagccTAGGTAGGTTGTGCGTCTTTAATCTTTAACTGAGTGATCCCTCAAACATTTGCTCTACATTTTACCAGGAACAAAAATACACCAAGCTGTGGGAGACAGGCCCAGAAATCTACCCAGACTTTGGAACATAACCCTCAAGCATTGACTAGTCTGAGTGATATTAGCCTCCAAATTCACATGTTTGTATTTCATGAATGATGAGCTGAGTGCTAACACTTCAGTGTACTGTAATGGTTCTGTTGAGTAACAAAGGAGAACCCATACATTTCTGTTTGAGAAGTTTACTTTAACAATATCTTAAATGTACTTTAGCATAAATAGCATAAAAGTAACCAAACAGTCCATAGGTTCATGTTAAAAACCCCCAGACTGAATAATGTCAATAGAACTTGTGAGAAATGTGGTTCTCTTTAGCCAGTTTGGTAAAGCAGATGACTGTAAACACACCAATGTGATTCAGTTCTCACTGctacagagaagaaaacagtgagaaCAGAGCTCCAGGATAATAATGATGGAATACTATCACTCAGAATAGTCCATGCTAATTTGTTAGCATGGATGACTTTCCTGTGTCTATTAAGCAGAAAGTGTTAAGTAGAAAAACGGTCAAATTTcccacaaaaacagaacattaacATTCACACCAAAGTGCTGTTGACAATAATATAGTCcgtagaaaaagaaaattctgtCAAAATAAATTTGTAACAGGTCCATTTGTCTTCTTCATGGATTTATacattaaaagaataaaacaaaaaaaaaagaccagtgTCCTTGACAGTATAGTCCAGAGGTTTTAGGCTGAGTAGAggaggaaaggaggagagggattttgttttcctgttcagATCCAAAGAGTCCAGTTCTAAGACGAATATCCATGCGGCCACTGAGGACCTTAGCTTTACCATTACACTGAAAAGAGTAAAGACACAGAGAGTTAgagaaataagaagaagaaatttgacTTTGTAAAAGGCCACAATTCATTCACACAGTGATGTTACTGTCAGTCTAGATTCAACCACAGAGgccatgtgtgtgaatgtggatCTAGGTGGAAGATGGAAATGGGCTGCTCGCTATGCACTGGTGATATCAATGTCAAGAGCTGTGTTAAAGTCACCAGACTGTCTCACTGGAGTAGAGATGTCATTGAATGATTTACAGTACCCCTAACAAGTACCTCCCTTGGTAGGCATGTCCTTTAACTGCTTTCACCTCTCAATCCTGGACAATGTATTTCGgtttttatgacaaaaaaaaaaaacagaaatggactctttcatgtcaaagtaaaaagaaatgtctacAAAGTAATGCAAATTCATTCAAAAAAGTGATTGCACAAGTGTTCACCTCATTTGAAGGGACTCACCtaaacacaggtgcagccagttggtgctagaagtcacacagtgaaatggagatcatctgtgAATGACTttcagtgattgtagtataaagacacctggaGCTGGAAGGTCTAGTCACTGATGtatcagtactcctggatagagctacaccatgaagactaaagagcACTCTGTaaaactctgtgaaaaggttattgaaaagcaaGAGTCAGGGAGTGGATACCCTTGGAGAATAGTTAAATcgatcattaagaaatggaaggaattgTGGCACGTGTAAATATGCCAAGAGCAGGCCATCCTCAAAAATTGAGTGACTCCAAGAAAGAGACCAGCAAGACACCTAAGACTCCTCTGAaagagttacaagcttcagcagcttaGATGATAAAGACTGTGTATAAAAGCTTTATGTGAGAGTGGCAAAGAAAAAGCCACTGCTAAAAAATCTTGATCTCAGACAGAATTTGCCGTAAGGAGACTGAATTTAACTGGAAGGAGATTCTGTGGCCCAAGGACACCAAAATTTAGCTTTTTGGGCATTAGACTAAATGCTATGTTTGGTGGACAGCAAACACTGCACAACATAAACACACCACCCCaccatgaagcacggtggtggcagcatcatgatgtggggatggtTTTTGGCAGTAGGACCTGGCTTGGAAATgtagagggtaaaataaatacagtattggGAAATACTAGACATGATGCAACCTGCAGGTGAACTGCGACTTGGGAGAAGTTTTGTTTTCTAGCTAGACACTGACCAGAAGCATCACGCCAAAGCTACACTGAAAAAGTTTAAAGACTATGAAGTGAATCTTCTGGAGTGGTCGAGTTAGagcccagatctcaatccaaatAAGAACTTGTGGTTGGATATGAAAGGAGCTGTTCACCTAGGATCCCTGCGCTACAATTTCTACAATTCTATACTTTTATTTAACAGATGTTTGTATCCAAAgcaatgtacatctgagagtagatacaacacaagcattgatctagtcaggagaaaacaacctggagaagTGCTTTAAAACTAGCTGACAGTTTTGCAGATGTGCGAGGCTAACTGAGACCTACTGACACAGGCTCCATGCTTTAACTGCAACTAAAGGTGCAACTACAAAATAGCACTTTGAGGGGGTAAATACAGTCACTTTCAAAGtgattgacattactttgtagaatcCCGTTTTCACTGTGACATTAAAGAAGGCAGCGGAGATACTTTTTATAGGTACTACACATTCAGAATAAAACGTATGgatttttacttgcttgtttatTGTTTCTAACGAGGGGTATGAGGAACACAATGAAGAGTGagagggagaaaagagggaTAGAGTGGTATCAAAGGAGGGTCACCAAGCATTTTAGCCAGTGTAACAACAGGTGAGGTTAGACGAGGTCACATAGGAGAGTTTATAACAGGTCTATAAACTAGGATACTTCACATGTATATACATATTATACTTCTCTAAATTCCTTTATAGTATTCTAAGCGTGGTCACTGGTAATGAATCATATGGGGAAAAGCAAGACAGCACACAGCATCACTGAAGCTGCCTGTTGAAGCTAAACAGTGCTGTCTAACCTCATTAAAACTGAGGTGAGCCAAAGCTgaccctccctcctctcttcaTTAAAAACAGCTCCCACTTAATCAACAGAGCTCGATAAACGCCAGAGAACACTGCTGACAGTGGATAGGACTGCATGTGTTCAGGCCTTTAGTCATTCTCCTCCCTTTTCTACTACACTTTGTGGATTTCTTGTACTTGTGCTGCATTTGTTCACTTTTATGTTAACCTGAGCCTGTCCAAACATTATACAAACATTGTGCTAAAACAGCTGAGCTTTATTCAGCAATGCTCTAGGCTTCCTTATCATCAGTTCTTTGTTTCAGAACTGTGCCAAGTACTTGAATCTCAAGTTTCTTGCTTGCAAATACCCCATTTGACTATTTAGCTTCAACATTAAATGTTGAATGTCCCAGCATCTCTTCTTAGTTGTACATGGAATGGCAATTACAGTTGTAAACCAAAAGTccacatacacttgtaaagaccatgtaaaCAATGGAAGTCTAGAATTTCCAGGGACctcagtaacaaaaaaaatggaaatcaggctagaattaaggttttaagactggtctccccaaagtcttGACTTAAACCTCACTAAAAAagctgtggactgatgaagaaacaggTCTATGTCAGAAGGACGACacatttagttgaactgcaccaattctgtctggaggaacacatccagaagcttgtggatggctTCCAAAAGTACCTAACTGAGGTGAGAATGGCAAAGGGACGTTTAACTAGCTTTATTTGgaattgctgtatgtatatttttcactCCGCAGATCTTGCAATATTACTAGAAAACCtataataaatgtataaaagaaccaaaccacatgattcattttttttttaaatttcagtgaTTCATCATAGAAAATCAAGAGGTTTAGGAATCACTGGAATTACAAGACTGCCATGACATTCATAGTCTTTACAAGGGCATGGAAACATTTCTTCAGAATGTGTTGTCAGCCTTCATATCTCATTGTCTGTGTTAAAATTAAGATTGAATTTGCCTGTGATGGATCCACCTGCTGCTGCAGTCAGCTGATTTCCCCTTGAGGAGAAGGTATATCTTCCTCTATGTTTAAACCATTTCTCACTGTTGGATGTCTAATCTTGAAACAATGACTGGTAAAATAAACAGTGACTAGCGTGGTCATGACAATTTCTCACAACTAATTCTTCAGTGAGGACAGTGAAGATATTAGCAGCACAATCAAGCCCATGCTGACATTTCTCTCAAATGAGGCCACATTTTCAGTGAGCATTCAGAGAGTTCTCAGGCAGTgatcatgaataaaaacagcttaTGAATGATGAAACAACTCACCCTCTTCTTCATCCCTGCCTGCAAGCAAACAGAACATCACAGTTAGAGTCACACAGAAACTAGCCACAACAATTTATAGCCAACTGAACTGATAAGGACTTTATTAGTTACAGCtgaaagaagcaggaaaaaCTGATGTATACATGACATTTACTGTTTAAGAAACAAGTGACATGAGAAGCAAGTCGGTTAATGACCAGTAAAGAAACATATTTCAGTCTCTTTCTTCCCATTCCACATGCCAGTCACAGTTGACCTCGGATGTGtatattcaaaaagaaaaacggTAAAATAGAGGCTTCATTTGAAAATCCAATTttgataaaacataatttacCATACAGAGGGTTTATCCTCTACAGAGCATGAATGTAGCACCTTAGCTGTTCATTAAACATGATTGTGcactaataaaactaaaagCTGAATTATAAAGCCCTGAAACTGTACTTGTGTGAACTAAGATGTTTCAATACTCTGTCCTACATATATCTGTTTATTGTATGCAAGGGAAACCagttaaaatgtgaaatcttGATGCCAGCCTTAAGCCAAATGGTTCACATAATACAGATTTATCTCCTTCCATACATTAGTGgctatgctgctgctgctgctttgggTACACTGCTACTGCTCTGTCCAGGCTTGTCgaattgaaataaataaactaatctCTTCCATCTACAACAGAACACAGACACTGAAGACTTCACTGGgcagaacaaacaaacatccaACTATCTGTGATCACAAACACTGGTGTAACACGCAAACAGGACAC
This Amphiprion ocellaris isolate individual 3 ecotype Okinawa chromosome 13, ASM2253959v1, whole genome shotgun sequence DNA region includes the following protein-coding sequences:
- the mgarpa gene encoding calphotin isoform X3; amino-acid sequence: MFSCRAAWQRCGPLVRRAAYRLPQDVVQRRTMSSVPGGSGENIVYALLCGGAFVVSVTYAYNTVISDHERFNDRIAELQARPKTEWVPKPWPPKSRDEEEGGEEEEAAAAEEAVGEAEAEEAADAVGAEAETVVEEVAEVVAEAAEAVAEAAQEVEAVAEEVAQVAEAVEEAAEAVAEPAAVAAEEPESNVLMAAASTLEVPKIAEVNEELAAVVVNEEPLATEAKPIEEIAPAAEAPKVAEEALTAVEPAPTEQVPAPVVEEAPAPVEVAPVVEEAPVPVEVAPVVEEAPVPVEVAPVVEEAPVPVEVAPIVEEAPVPVEVAPVVEEAPAPVEVAPVGEEAPAPVEVAPVVEEAPAPVEVAPVGEEAPAPVEVAPVGEEAPAPVEVAPVVEEAPAPVEVAPVVEEAPAPVEVAPVVEEAPAPVEVAPIVEEAPAPVEVATVVEEAPAPVEVAPVVEEAPAPVEVAPVVEEAPAPVEVAPVVEEAPAPVEVAPIVDEAPAPVEVAPIVEEAPAPVEVAPIVEEAPAPVEVAPIVEEAPAPVEVAPVVEEAPAPVEVAPVVEEAPAPVEVAPVVEEAPAPVEVAPIVEEAPAPVEVAPIVEEAPAPVEVAPIVEETPAPVEVAPVVEETPAPVQPDVATALVDEPVTTTAVEEIVAVVAADVASTVVEEATAAPVETQAEVPKREYIVVVLEGTPKEEKSPKVLGVGPMTGRIIPAPDEDDAPASE
- the mgarpa gene encoding calphotin isoform X2; translated protein: MFSCRAAWQRCGPLVRRAAYRLPQDVVQRRTMSSVPGGSGENIVYALLCGGAFVVSVTYAYNTVISDHERFNDRIAELQARPKTEWVPKPWPPKSGEEEEAAAAEEAVGEAEAEEAADAVGAEAETVVEEVAEVVAEAAEAVAEAAQEVEAVAEEVAQVAEAVEEAAEAVAEPAAVAAEEPESNVLMAAASTLEVPKIAEVNEELAAVVVNEEPLATEAKPIEEIAPAAEAPKVAEEALTAVEPAPTEQVPAPVVEEAPAPVEVAPVVEEAPVPVEVAPVVEEAPVPVEVAPVVEEAPVPVEVAPIVEEAPVPVEVAPVVEEAPAPVEVAPVGEEAPAPVEVAPVVEEAPAPVEVAPVGEEAPAPVEVAPVGEEAPAPVEVAPVVEEAPAPVEVAPVVEEAPAPVEVAPVVEEAPAPVEVAPIVEEAPAPVEVATVVEEAPAPVEVAPVVEEAPAPVEVAPVVEEAPAPVEVAPVVEEAPAPVEVAPIVDEAPAPVEVAPIVEEAPAPVEVAPIVEEAPAPVEVAPIVEEAPAPVEVAPVVEEAPAPVEVAPVVEEAPAPVEVAPVVEEAPAPVEVAPIVEEAPAPVEVAPIVEEAPAPVEVAPIVEETPAPVEVAPVVEETPAPVQPDVATALVDEPVTTTAVEEIVAVVAADVASTVVEEATAAPVETQAEVPKREYIVVVLEGTPKEEKSPKVLGVGPMTGRIIPAPDEDDAPASEGRRRLLRMQMQ
- the mgarpa gene encoding calphotin isoform X1, which encodes MFSCRAAWQRCGPLVRRAAYRLPQDVVQRRTMSSVPGGSGENIVYALLCGGAFVVSVTYAYNTVISDHERFNDRIAELQARPKTEWVPKPWPPKSRDEEEGGEEEEAAAAEEAVGEAEAEEAADAVGAEAETVVEEVAEVVAEAAEAVAEAAQEVEAVAEEVAQVAEAVEEAAEAVAEPAAVAAEEPESNVLMAAASTLEVPKIAEVNEELAAVVVNEEPLATEAKPIEEIAPAAEAPKVAEEALTAVEPAPTEQVPAPVVEEAPAPVEVAPVVEEAPVPVEVAPVVEEAPVPVEVAPVVEEAPVPVEVAPIVEEAPVPVEVAPVVEEAPAPVEVAPVGEEAPAPVEVAPVVEEAPAPVEVAPVGEEAPAPVEVAPVGEEAPAPVEVAPVVEEAPAPVEVAPVVEEAPAPVEVAPVVEEAPAPVEVAPIVEEAPAPVEVATVVEEAPAPVEVAPVVEEAPAPVEVAPVVEEAPAPVEVAPVVEEAPAPVEVAPIVDEAPAPVEVAPIVEEAPAPVEVAPIVEEAPAPVEVAPIVEEAPAPVEVAPVVEEAPAPVEVAPVVEEAPAPVEVAPVVEEAPAPVEVAPIVEEAPAPVEVAPIVEEAPAPVEVAPIVEETPAPVEVAPVVEETPAPVQPDVATALVDEPVTTTAVEEIVAVVAADVASTVVEEATAAPVETQAEVPKREYIVVVLEGTPKEEKSPKVLGVGPMTGRIIPAPDEDDAPASEGRRRLLRMQMQ
- the mgarpa gene encoding calphotin isoform X4; its protein translation is MFSCRAAWQRCGPLVRRAAYRLPQDVVQRRTMSSVPGGSGENIVYALLCGGAFVVSVTYAYNTVISDHERFNDRIAELQARPKTEWVPKPWPPKSRDEEEGGEEEEAAAAEEAVGEAEAEEAADAVGAEAETVVEEVAEVVAEAAEAVAEAAQEVEAVAEEVAQVAEAVEEAAEAVAEPAAVAAEEPESNVLMAAASTLEVPKIAEVNEELAAVVVNEEPLATEAKPIEEIAPAAEAPKVAEEALTAVEPAPTEQVPAPVVEEAPAPVEVAPVVEEAPVPVEVAPVVEEAPVPVEVAPVVEEAPVPVEVAPIVEEAPVPVEVAPVVEEAPAPVEVAPVGEEAPAPVEVAPVVEEAPAPVEVAPVGEEAPAPVEVAPVGEEAPAPVEVAPVVEEAPAPVEVAPVVEEAPAPVEVAPVVEEAPAPVEVAPIVEEAPAPVEVATVVEEAPAPVEVAPVVEEAPAPVEVAPVVEEAPAPVEVAPVVEEAPAPVEVAPVVEEAPAPVEVAPIVEEAPAPVEVAPIVEEAPAPVEVAPIVEETPAPVEVAPVVEETPAPVQPDVATALVDEPVTTTAVEEIVAVVAADVASTVVEEATAAPVETQAEVPKREYIVVVLEGTPKEEKSPKVLGVGPMTGRIIPAPDEDDAPASEGRRRLLRMQMQ